The Christiangramia flava JLT2011 genome has a segment encoding these proteins:
- a CDS encoding heme NO-binding domain-containing protein, producing MKGIVFTEFLEMVEEKFGLEMVDDIIEKSDLASEGSYTAVGVYDFLEMQQLIVHLSEETGIPVQKLIYEYGRYFFDVLAQGHANIFARYASPIELLASVQDHIHVEVQKLYPGAELPTFEISKKDEKLLEMTYYSKNSLYMFAMALMEKTFEFFKKTPVIDYNLVEADGSQVKFVISEQ from the coding sequence ATGAAAGGAATCGTATTTACAGAGTTTTTAGAAATGGTGGAAGAAAAATTCGGCCTGGAGATGGTAGATGATATCATTGAAAAATCTGACCTTGCTTCGGAAGGAAGCTATACCGCCGTGGGCGTTTATGATTTCCTGGAAATGCAGCAACTCATTGTACACCTGAGCGAGGAAACCGGTATTCCCGTGCAAAAGCTTATTTACGAATATGGCCGGTATTTCTTTGACGTACTTGCCCAGGGCCACGCTAATATTTTTGCCCGCTACGCATCGCCCATAGAACTTCTGGCTTCCGTGCAGGACCATATTCATGTGGAAGTACAAAAACTATATCCGGGAGCAGAACTGCCTACTTTCGAAATTTCTAAGAAAGACGAAAAGCTTCTGGAAATGACCTACTATTCCAAGAACTCCCTTTATATGTTCGCGATGGCGCTCATGGAAAAGACCTTTGAATTCTTTAAAAAGACACCCGTTATAGATTACAACCTGGTCGAAGCCGATGGCAGCCAGGTGAAATTTGTCATTTCTGAACAATGA
- a CDS encoding FIST signal transduction protein, giving the protein MKIVQAKRPAGENWIKNREFESLQNPLVFVFGDRKLLESDDFYQETIAAFPTRHIVFGSSAGEIYHQDILDNSAVMTAIDFETSSFEVRKANCCEFQQDSDELGKALVANLPQENLRHIFVISEGSFVNGSKLVKGMESNLDQELSVTGGMCGDNDRFEKTLVSYNEKPKEGEVIAIGFYGESLDISYASSGGWIPFGPERVITKAEGNILYEIDGMPALDLYSKYLGEKSKELPGASLFYPLNIRVNDQTEPVTRTVLNIDKENNSMILAGNAPVNSKVQLMMASVDSLVEGASKAAKKAMKNRKNKPSLALVVSCIGRKLVMDQRAEEELEEVAEIIGQDSFLFGFYSYGEMAPFETNRFCELHNQTMTLTLISES; this is encoded by the coding sequence ATGAAAATAGTTCAGGCAAAAAGACCGGCAGGTGAAAACTGGATCAAAAACCGGGAGTTTGAGTCCCTACAAAATCCGCTGGTATTTGTTTTTGGAGATCGTAAACTGCTTGAAAGTGACGATTTTTACCAGGAGACGATAGCTGCCTTCCCTACAAGGCATATCGTTTTCGGTTCTTCAGCAGGTGAAATTTACCATCAGGACATTCTGGATAATTCGGCCGTGATGACCGCCATCGATTTTGAAACCAGCTCTTTTGAAGTACGTAAAGCCAATTGCTGCGAATTTCAGCAGGATTCCGACGAATTGGGAAAAGCGCTGGTGGCGAACCTTCCGCAGGAAAATCTTCGGCATATTTTCGTGATTTCCGAAGGAAGTTTTGTGAACGGCAGCAAACTGGTTAAGGGTATGGAATCGAATCTCGACCAGGAATTATCTGTCACCGGCGGTATGTGCGGCGATAATGACCGTTTTGAAAAGACCCTGGTTTCCTATAATGAAAAACCGAAGGAAGGTGAAGTGATCGCAATTGGTTTTTATGGCGAATCACTGGACATTAGTTACGCGAGTTCGGGAGGATGGATCCCATTCGGGCCCGAACGTGTGATCACCAAAGCCGAAGGAAATATTTTATATGAAATTGACGGAATGCCGGCCCTTGACCTGTACTCCAAGTATCTGGGTGAAAAATCTAAAGAATTGCCGGGTGCCTCCCTCTTCTACCCGCTTAATATTCGGGTTAACGACCAAACCGAACCGGTGACCCGTACCGTACTGAATATCGATAAAGAGAATAACTCGATGATCCTGGCGGGAAATGCCCCGGTCAATTCCAAGGTACAGTTAATGATGGCATCCGTAGACAGTTTGGTGGAAGGTGCTTCCAAAGCCGCAAAAAAGGCCATGAAAAACCGGAAAAACAAACCGAGCCTTGCCCTGGTGGTGAGTTGCATTGGCAGGAAACTGGTGATGGATCAGCGCGCCGAGGAAGAGCTGGAAGAAGTGGCCGAGATCATTGGCCAGGACAGTTTCCTTTTTGGGTTCTACTCTTACGGAGAAATGGCGCCTTTTGAAACGAACCGGTTTTGTGAATTGCACAATCAAACGATGACCTTAACTTTAATCAGCGAGTCATGA
- a CDS encoding response regulator — MKVKLNILLIEDDFIEVMKLKRAISSLSLNHNLLEAKNGEEALEVLQNTANLPDIILLDLHMPKMNGIEFLEILKADEQLRQIPAIILTTSSNRKDLLECYRTGIAGYVIKPLKYDDYVEKIGAVLKYWTVNELIQN, encoded by the coding sequence ATGAAGGTTAAACTGAATATTCTATTAATTGAAGATGATTTCATCGAGGTCATGAAATTAAAGAGAGCCATTAGCAGCCTTTCTTTAAACCATAACCTCCTGGAAGCCAAGAATGGTGAAGAAGCGCTGGAAGTGCTCCAGAACACCGCAAATCTTCCCGATATCATTTTACTGGATCTCCACATGCCTAAAATGAATGGCATCGAATTCCTGGAAATTCTCAAAGCCGATGAGCAGTTGAGGCAGATCCCGGCCATTATCCTTACTACTTCCAGCAACCGCAAGGATCTACTGGAATGCTATCGAACCGGTATCGCGGGATATGTTATCAAACCGCTGAAATATGATGACTATGTTGAAAAAATTGGTGCCGTACTGAAGTACTGGACCGTAAATGAACTAATCCAAAATTAA
- a CDS encoding LytR/AlgR family response regulator transcription factor — MNCIIVDDEEMARAILEEIVSNHPDLELAGSFPHAMEALKYLNQNNDVDLIFLDIHMPDFTGFDFIQTLKNPPKVILTTSDMNFAITAFEYSCIVDYLVKPVAPERFNKAVEKAKAVNSGNVETAGTTEMNQAEDSVNVLYVNIDRRLIKIDVPSIKLIEAKGDYILIKTTGKNYTVHSTLKKIENKLPGELFLKVHRSFIINLNKIIDIEDNSVLIDKDVIPVSRSNRSELIRRLNLL; from the coding sequence ATGAACTGCATTATCGTAGACGATGAAGAAATGGCCAGAGCCATTCTGGAAGAGATAGTTAGCAATCACCCGGACCTGGAACTGGCAGGTAGCTTTCCACATGCTATGGAAGCCCTGAAATACCTCAACCAGAACAATGATGTAGACCTGATCTTTCTCGATATTCATATGCCAGATTTTACAGGTTTTGATTTTATACAAACGCTGAAGAACCCGCCAAAAGTGATTTTGACGACTTCTGATATGAATTTTGCCATTACCGCCTTTGAATACAGCTGCATCGTAGATTACCTTGTAAAACCGGTCGCGCCGGAACGTTTTAATAAAGCTGTTGAGAAAGCCAAAGCGGTTAACAGCGGAAATGTTGAAACAGCGGGAACCACTGAAATGAACCAGGCCGAAGATTCTGTAAACGTGTTATACGTCAATATAGACCGCCGCCTGATCAAGATCGATGTTCCTTCCATCAAACTCATCGAGGCAAAAGGCGATTATATCCTCATCAAAACCACCGGTAAAAACTACACCGTTCATTCTACTCTAAAAAAAATCGAGAACAAATTACCGGGCGAACTGTTTCTCAAAGTGCACCGTTCCTTCATTATCAACCTGAATAAGATCATTGATATTGAAGACAATAGCGTACTCATAGACAAAGATGTGATCCCGGTGAGCCGCTCGAACAGATCAGAGCTCATTCGCCGTTTGAATCTCCTCTAA
- a CDS encoding PAS domain S-box protein — translation MSVTTKIEVLERALKRERQARKAAENILESKSAELYSVSQALRQSNSRLKQLLSEKTSELEGVFMNINDPYVVIDLNGEVLNMNSAATELLGYDIAVEPFNLMNTVSHKAVNQVKRNFSELLSTGSYINSRIPVVTKNGERKLLQVNASIIYNEVGKAVAAQGIARDITEETRLREIANLQQKQLDLILENSPLGIILFSSEDDKLIHTNKALVDMLGYSKTEFENVKLEELLEKNEKKNFKTQLQKLYNNEIDHFSLETKYITKDGEAFWGKTSVNSVKNEVGLPLQMVATVENINKEKIARDQLRESENRLSTLLKNLHTGILLENQHREIVITNQEFCKMFGIEAPADALTGANCENAAEQSKMMFEDPDKFVADIDKILKDKKPVYADELRLVDGRVFLRDYIPVYNNEEYRGHLWNYQDITLRSRYKENLRRQKEKYSNIINNMKLGFMEVDTEGRIQFVNQNFCEISGYSKEELHDQVAQEVLLFGKDQQEGQKLLSRRQKGISDSYEIQIKNKEGETRYWLLSGAPNFDAQGRNIGSIGIHLDITEQKHLEMQKELLLENLAEQNERLNEYAHIVSHDLKSPLRNISALLSWTIEDFRQKLEEAELTNLRLMEEQVEKMDYLIENILKYSSLDKSDVNQKSIDLNEVVGEMLEMIYIPKHIKIKFLSKLPRIKENPTRIQQLFQNIISNAIEYIDKPEGLIEIDCQKSENEYVFSIKDNGVGIAPENHDKIFTIFKSLGNNKRSTGIGLSIVKKILDLHGGRIWLESTPGEGTTFFFTLKKES, via the coding sequence ATGAGTGTAACCACCAAAATAGAAGTTCTAGAAAGAGCCCTGAAACGGGAACGCCAGGCACGCAAGGCAGCCGAAAACATACTGGAAAGTAAGTCGGCTGAGTTGTACAGCGTTTCGCAGGCGCTTCGGCAATCAAATTCCCGGTTAAAGCAGTTGTTAAGTGAAAAGACTTCGGAACTCGAAGGCGTTTTTATGAATATCAATGATCCCTATGTTGTGATCGACCTTAACGGTGAAGTGCTCAATATGAACAGCGCAGCTACGGAACTATTGGGGTACGATATCGCAGTAGAACCTTTCAATTTGATGAATACGGTGAGCCATAAGGCGGTGAACCAGGTCAAACGCAATTTCAGTGAATTGCTTAGCACCGGCTCCTATATCAACTCCCGAATCCCTGTTGTGACAAAAAACGGGGAAAGGAAACTGCTTCAGGTAAATGCCAGCATCATCTATAACGAAGTTGGAAAAGCGGTCGCTGCACAGGGTATTGCAAGGGATATTACCGAAGAAACACGGCTTAGAGAAATTGCCAATCTTCAGCAGAAACAACTGGACCTTATCCTGGAAAACTCGCCGCTGGGCATCATTTTATTCAGTAGCGAAGACGATAAACTCATTCATACCAACAAAGCGCTGGTAGATATGCTTGGCTATTCTAAAACCGAGTTTGAAAATGTTAAACTCGAAGAGCTTTTGGAAAAAAATGAAAAAAAGAACTTCAAAACACAGCTGCAGAAACTTTACAATAATGAGATCGATCACTTTTCGCTGGAAACCAAATATATTACCAAAGATGGGGAGGCCTTCTGGGGAAAGACTTCGGTCAATTCTGTAAAGAATGAAGTAGGCCTGCCCTTACAAATGGTGGCGACGGTAGAAAACATCAATAAGGAAAAGATCGCCCGGGACCAGCTGAGAGAGTCTGAGAACAGGCTGTCCACTCTTCTGAAAAATCTTCATACCGGGATCCTGCTGGAAAATCAACATCGCGAGATTGTAATTACCAACCAGGAATTCTGCAAAATGTTTGGTATTGAAGCTCCTGCCGATGCTCTCACTGGTGCGAATTGTGAAAATGCCGCAGAACAGTCTAAAATGATGTTTGAAGATCCCGATAAATTCGTAGCAGATATCGATAAGATCCTAAAAGATAAAAAACCGGTCTATGCCGATGAATTGCGCCTGGTGGACGGCCGTGTTTTCCTAAGGGACTACATCCCGGTCTACAATAACGAGGAATACCGCGGTCACCTCTGGAATTACCAGGATATTACACTGCGCAGCCGCTACAAGGAGAATTTACGCAGACAAAAGGAAAAATACAGCAATATCATCAATAATATGAAACTGGGCTTTATGGAAGTAGACACCGAGGGCCGCATCCAGTTCGTGAACCAGAATTTCTGTGAGATCAGCGGTTATTCCAAAGAAGAACTACACGATCAGGTAGCCCAGGAAGTGTTGCTTTTTGGCAAAGATCAGCAAGAAGGACAGAAACTGTTATCTCGCCGCCAGAAGGGAATTTCAGATTCCTACGAGATCCAGATCAAGAATAAGGAAGGTGAAACCCGCTACTGGTTACTCAGTGGAGCGCCCAATTTCGATGCCCAGGGAAGAAATATTGGTTCCATTGGCATTCACCTGGACATTACCGAGCAAAAGCACCTGGAAATGCAGAAGGAACTGCTTCTGGAGAACCTGGCCGAGCAGAACGAGCGCCTCAACGAATATGCGCACATCGTGTCGCATGATCTCAAATCTCCACTTCGGAATATTTCCGCATTGCTGAGCTGGACCATTGAAGACTTCCGCCAGAAACTGGAAGAGGCTGAACTAACGAATTTGAGGCTGATGGAAGAACAGGTGGAAAAAATGGATTATCTCATCGAAAATATCCTGAAATATTCCAGCCTGGACAAATCAGACGTTAACCAGAAAAGTATAGACCTCAACGAGGTGGTTGGAGAAATGCTGGAAATGATCTATATCCCCAAACACATAAAGATCAAATTCCTTAGTAAGCTGCCGCGAATCAAGGAGAACCCCACCCGGATTCAGCAGCTTTTCCAGAACATCATCAGCAACGCGATAGAATATATCGACAAGCCTGAAGGACTTATTGAAATTGACTGCCAAAAATCTGAAAATGAGTATGTTTTCTCGATCAAAGATAACGGTGTGGGTATTGCGCCAGAGAATCATGACAAGATTTTTACCATTTTCAAGTCTCTTGGCAATAACAAGCGCTCTACAGGAATTGGCCTGAGCATCGTGAAAAAGATCCTGGATCTGCACGGTGGTCGCATCTGGCTGGAAAGTACTCCGGGCGAAGGCACTACTTTTTTCTTTACCTTAAAAAAAGAATCATGA
- a CDS encoding sensor histidine kinase, with translation MNSLLKRQLKKYLPAHISEEELMPLLDSISHSYNNYEEQIAMSQRAMRISSDELFDANSKLRNDAEKKEKIIDTFNNCLNMMNVKAAKYGHKEMEVEELADFIETQATQIHQIQSQREELLHTLEQKNEVLSDYAHMVSHDLKSPLRSIDALANWILSDHLKEITPEGQDKFRLLLQNVERMDALIEGVLNYSTIDQAQLETYKVDLGNLLEETLQILYIPESTKVEVITDLPVIQGDRFRLQQLFQNLIHNAVNSMEDGKVGKVEIGHSEDKENFTFFVRDNGKGIPKNQHEKIFKIFEKLENNQTSTGIGLSIVKKIIDFYKGRIWLESTPGLGSTFFFQLPKINQTSHEKTQSCAN, from the coding sequence ATGAATTCACTTTTGAAAAGACAACTGAAAAAATACCTTCCTGCTCATATTTCGGAAGAAGAATTGATGCCGCTGCTGGATTCCATCAGCCATTCCTATAATAATTACGAGGAACAGATCGCCATGTCCCAGCGAGCGATGCGCATCAGTTCAGATGAACTTTTTGATGCCAATTCCAAACTTCGGAACGATGCGGAGAAAAAGGAAAAAATCATTGACACCTTTAATAATTGCCTGAATATGATGAATGTGAAGGCGGCGAAATACGGGCATAAGGAAATGGAAGTTGAAGAACTGGCCGATTTCATAGAAACGCAGGCTACGCAGATCCACCAGATCCAGTCCCAACGGGAAGAGCTTCTTCATACGCTGGAACAGAAGAACGAAGTGCTATCAGATTATGCGCATATGGTCTCTCATGACCTGAAGTCGCCACTGCGCAGTATCGACGCACTGGCAAACTGGATCCTGAGCGATCATTTAAAAGAAATCACTCCCGAAGGCCAGGATAAATTTAGGTTATTGCTTCAGAATGTGGAACGAATGGACGCGCTTATTGAAGGCGTGCTGAACTATTCTACCATAGACCAGGCGCAGCTGGAAACCTATAAAGTAGATTTAGGAAATCTCCTGGAAGAAACCCTACAAATACTGTATATCCCGGAATCCACGAAAGTGGAAGTGATCACCGATCTTCCCGTGATACAAGGTGACCGTTTCCGGTTGCAGCAATTGTTTCAGAATTTGATACACAATGCCGTGAACAGTATGGAAGATGGAAAAGTCGGCAAAGTGGAGATCGGCCATTCCGAAGACAAAGAAAATTTTACGTTTTTCGTGCGTGATAATGGCAAAGGCATCCCAAAAAATCAGCACGAAAAGATCTTTAAGATCTTTGAAAAGCTGGAGAATAACCAGACTTCTACTGGAATTGGACTGTCTATCGTGAAGAAAATCATCGATTTCTATAAAGGAAGAATCTGGCTGGAAAGCACTCCCGGTTTAGGAAGTACCTTCTTTTTTCAGCTCCCCAAAATAAACCAGACCTCCCATGAAAAAACCCAGTCTTGCGCAAATTGA
- a CDS encoding STAS domain-containing protein, with translation MAFLNNTRNLQIKGRLYSGNVSETQEELEYALEVFNTIEINLREIEVVDIAGVFMLYLMLCKAKEKNKKIVFTGLDNPILHNALYIAGLHNAFHPAAAA, from the coding sequence ATGGCTTTTTTAAACAACACACGGAATCTTCAAATAAAAGGAAGACTGTACAGCGGAAATGTTAGCGAAACCCAGGAAGAATTAGAATACGCTCTGGAAGTGTTCAACACCATTGAGATCAATCTTCGCGAGATCGAGGTGGTTGATATTGCAGGAGTGTTCATGCTGTACCTGATGTTATGCAAAGCCAAGGAAAAGAACAAGAAAATTGTTTTTACAGGATTAGACAACCCAATACTTCACAACGCCCTATACATTGCGGGACTTCACAACGCGTTCCACCCCGCCGCGGCTGCCTGA